One genomic segment of Brassica napus cultivar Da-Ae chromosome A3, Da-Ae, whole genome shotgun sequence includes these proteins:
- the LOC125599154 gene encoding trafficking protein particle complex subunit 5-like, giving the protein MIGVGKMKQYSNVLDKPLSKGKQEVSLSAFAFLFSELVQYNQTQVDNIAELERRLEDAGYAVGSRVLELLCNREKGNRRETRLLGILSFVHSTVWKVLFGKVADSLEKGTEHEDEYMISEKELLVNRFISIPKDMGTFNCGAFVAGIVKGVLDNAGFPAVVTAHFVPIEGQQRPRTTILIKFADEVLKREARLSQ; this is encoded by the exons atgatcggAGTAGGGAAAATGAAGCAGTACTCTAATGTCCTTGACAAGCCACTCAGCAAAGGCAAACAAGAG GTGAGCTTGAGCGCGTTTGCGTTCTTGTTCTCGGAGCTAGTTCAGTACAATCAAACCCAGGTTGACAACATTGCTGAACTTGAAAGAAG actAGAGGATGCTGGGTATGCAGTTGGATCTCGAGTTTTGGAGCTTCTTTGCAACCGAGAGAag GGTAACAGAAGAGAGACACGGTTACTTGGGATTTTGTCTTTTGTCCACAGCACCGTGTGGAAGGTGTTGTTTGGGAAG GTTGCTGATTCACTTGAAAAAGGAACAGAACATGAAGATGAGTACATGATCAGTGAAAAGGAGCTTCTCGTCAACAG GTTCATTTCGATTCCAAAAGACATGGGAACATTCAACTGCGGGGCGTTTGTGGCGGGCATAGTTAAG GGAGTTTTGGATAACGCAGGGTTTCCTGCTGTGGTAACGGCTCATTTTGTACCCATTGAAGGACAACAACGCCCTCGGACTACCATTTTGATCAAGTTTGCTGATGAG GTGCTTAAAAGAGAGGCACGGCTAAGCCAATGA